The Streptosporangiales bacterium genomic sequence CCCGCTACGGGACGCAGAGCGCGCGTTCGCGGACGCCGCGGGCGGTGGTGCGCTGAAGGTGGTGTTGCACCCATGAGCGAGCCCGTCTTCGTCGCGTGCGACATGGGGACCACGCTCGTCAAGGCCGGCGTCGTGGACCTGTCGGGTACCGTCCTCGCCCAGGCCTCCGAGGAGTCCGACCTCACGCGTCCCCGGCCCGGCGTCGTGGAGCAGGACCTGCTGCAGATCGAGGCCGAGGCACATGCGGCGATCGGCCGCGCGGTCGCCGAGTCGGGGCGTGCCGCGGACATCGCCGGAGTCTCGTTCTCGAGCCAGATGTCGGGCATCGGCGCGGTCGGCGACGACTTCCGGCCCGTCGCCCCCTTCGACTCCTGGCTCGACTCCCGATGTGCCCAGGACATCTACGAGATGGCCGAGCACGCCCGGCGGGTCACCCAGCTGTCGGGCTGCCCACCGACGTACAGCCACGCCCCCAAGCAGCGCTGGCTGAAGCGGACCCACCCGGACGTCTACGCCAGGACACGGGCCTTCCAGGTGCCCGGCCCGTTCGTGGCCGCCCGGCTCGCGGGCCTCGACGTCGCGGACGCCTACATCGATCGCACGAACCTGTGCTTCGCGAACCTCTCCGACACCGAGCACGGCCGATGGGCCGACGAGCTCGTCGACCTGTTCGGCCTCGACCGCGAGAAGCTGCCGAGGATCGTCGCCCCGGAAGAGGTGATCGGCACCGTCACCCGCGCCTCGTCCACTGCGACCGGCATCCCCGAGGGCGTACCCGTCGTCGCCGGTGGAGGCGACCAGATCGTCGCCTGCCTGGGCGTCGGGGTCTCCAGTCCCGGTCGGGCGTCCGACTCCGCGGGGACCGCAAGCCTGTTCAGCGTCTGCCTGGACAGGTGGGCCCCGGACACCGACGCGATGAGCCTCATCACCTCGGTGTCGATCGTCCCTGGGCGCTACCTCGCGTTCGCGTTCGTCAACGGCGGAGGTCAGGGCCTCGAGTGGGTCCGTCAGGAGATCCTCGGCACCTCCGCCCCGGCGAAGGACGCGTTCGCCGACCTCGAGCGGATGGCGTCGGCGGTCCCTCCGGGGTCGGAAGGACTGCTGTGGCTGCCGCATTTCCAGGGCGGTGTCACGCCGCCCAAGCCGCACCTGCGCAGCGGTTGGATCGGCATCACCGGAGGACACTCGACCGGCCACCTCTACCGGTCCGTGCTCGAGGGGATCGCCTTCCAGTACGCGTCGTGGTCGGCACACGCGTCCGCGGCGATGGGGCGTCCACTGGAACAGGTGCGCACCATGGGTGGCGGCTCGAAGTCCGATCTCTGGGTGCGGATCAAGGCCGACGTCCTCGGCATCCCGTTCGTCCGGACGGCCGAGTCCGAGGCCGCGCTGCTCGGCAACGCCCTGCTGGCCGGGTCCGCCACCGGCCACATCGACGACCTGGTGTCGACCGCCGACGCCTGGAACGACTTCACCTCTCCGGTCGATCCCGACGAGAAGAGGCACGCGCTCTACGACCGGTACCGCCGGGTCTTCGACCACCTCAGTGCCGCGGTCGATCCCGTGCTCCACGAGCTGTCGGCGCTGTCCCGCGAGGCACCCCCGTCCTAGGCCTCCGGCCGTCACGCACCGCACCCCATCCGAGGAGTCCGATCATGAGCACCGCACGTCTCCGCCGTACCGTCGCGGCGATCACCCTCCCGCTCGTCCTCGTCGCGCTCGCGGCCTGCAACACGGCAGGTGGGGGCGGCGACGGCGGCAAGAAGATGGGAGTCACGGTCTCCAACAGCACCAACCCGTTCTTCGTGATGGAGTCGAAGACGGCCAAGAAGACCGGCGAGGACATGGGCCTCGACGTGCTCTCCCAGGAGGCCAAGGAGGACGTCAAGACGCAGTCGGACCAGATCGACCAGTTCGTCACCTCGCAGGTGGACTTCATCGTGATCGACCCGGTCGACTCCGACGGCGTCGGACCCGCCGTCAAGCGGGCGGTGGCGGCGGACATCCCGGTCGTCGGGATCGACTCGCAGACCGCGGGCGCCGACGTCTCGGTGACGACCGACAACACCCAGGCCGGCAAGGTCTCCTGCAAGTCGCTGGCCGAACAGCTCGACGGCAAGGGCAAGGTCGCCATCCTCGACGGCACCCCGATCTCCGCGGTCGAGGACCGCGTCATCGGCTGCAAGCAGGTCTTCGAGGACTACCCCGGCATCAAGGTCGTGTCGCACCAGCGCGGCGACAACAGCCGGGACAAGGCGCTCCCCGTGGCCACCGACATCCTCACCGCCAACCCGGACCTCGACGCGGTCTTCGCGATCAACGACCCCACGGCCACCGGCGTCGAGCTCGCCGCCAAGCAGAAGAACATGAAGATCATCATCACCTCGGTGGACGGCGCGAAGGCGGCGGTCGACTCGATCGAGAAGGGCGGCATGATCACCGCGACCGCCGCCCAGGACCCGGCCGCGCTGGCCAAGAGGGGCGTCGAGATCGGCGCGAAGCTGGCCGACGGCGAGAAGGCCGAGAAGCCTCTCATCGAGCTGCCGACCGAGCTCATCGACAAGAGCAACGCGGCCGACTACAAGCCCTGGGGCTGATCCGCATGGCTCCGTCGGACACCACCGTCGTCCGCATGTCGGGGATCGCGAAGGTGTTCTCCGGGGTGCGGGTGCTCGACGATGTCGACTTCGAGCTGCGGGCCGGCGAGGTCCACGCACTCGCGGGCGAGAACGGCGCCGGCAAGTCGACCCTGGTGAAGATCCTCGCCGGCATCCACGCACCGGACACCGGCCGGGTCGAGGTCGACGGCGAGACGCTCGTGCCCGACGTCCGGGCGGTACGCCGGGCGGGGATCGCGATCGTCCATCAGGAGCTGATGCTGGCGGACAACATGTCCGTCGCGGACAACCTCGCCATGGGACGCGAGCACCGGTCACGGATCGGCACCCTCGACCGCAGGCGCACCCGCGACGACGCGCGCAGGATGCTCGCGGAGGTCGGGGCATCGTTCGGCCCTTCGGTGGAGGTCGGCAGCCTGAGCACCGGCCAGCAGCAGCTGGTGGAGATCGCCCGAGCGCTGCTGGAGAGACCCAAGGTGCTGATCCTCGACGAGCCCACCGCGGCGCTCAGCGCCCCCGAGGTGGAC encodes the following:
- a CDS encoding xylulose kinase — protein: MSEPVFVACDMGTTLVKAGVVDLSGTVLAQASEESDLTRPRPGVVEQDLLQIEAEAHAAIGRAVAESGRAADIAGVSFSSQMSGIGAVGDDFRPVAPFDSWLDSRCAQDIYEMAEHARRVTQLSGCPPTYSHAPKQRWLKRTHPDVYARTRAFQVPGPFVAARLAGLDVADAYIDRTNLCFANLSDTEHGRWADELVDLFGLDREKLPRIVAPEEVIGTVTRASSTATGIPEGVPVVAGGGDQIVACLGVGVSSPGRASDSAGTASLFSVCLDRWAPDTDAMSLITSVSIVPGRYLAFAFVNGGGQGLEWVRQEILGTSAPAKDAFADLERMASAVPPGSEGLLWLPHFQGGVTPPKPHLRSGWIGITGGHSTGHLYRSVLEGIAFQYASWSAHASAAMGRPLEQVRTMGGGSKSDLWVRIKADVLGIPFVRTAESEAALLGNALLAGSATGHIDDLVSTADAWNDFTSPVDPDEKRHALYDRYRRVFDHLSAAVDPVLHELSALSREAPPS
- a CDS encoding substrate-binding domain-containing protein, which codes for MSTARLRRTVAAITLPLVLVALAACNTAGGGGDGGKKMGVTVSNSTNPFFVMESKTAKKTGEDMGLDVLSQEAKEDVKTQSDQIDQFVTSQVDFIVIDPVDSDGVGPAVKRAVAADIPVVGIDSQTAGADVSVTTDNTQAGKVSCKSLAEQLDGKGKVAILDGTPISAVEDRVIGCKQVFEDYPGIKVVSHQRGDNSRDKALPVATDILTANPDLDAVFAINDPTATGVELAAKQKNMKIIITSVDGAKAAVDSIEKGGMITATAAQDPAALAKRGVEIGAKLADGEKAEKPLIELPTELIDKSNAADYKPWG